The sequence below is a genomic window from Xiphophorus maculatus strain JP 163 A chromosome 18, X_maculatus-5.0-male, whole genome shotgun sequence.
GCATCAGgtacaagacaagacaagacaagacaagacaagataagataagataagataagataagataagataagataagataagataagataagataagataagataagataagataagataagataagataagataagataagataagataattTATTAGTCTCCCATAGGAGAAATTTGTCTGGCAGGGGCAGGCTGTAATACAACAATAAGaacaatacattaaaatagAAGCAGGgataagaataataaacaaGGAAGTGACATAAAAGTAATGGCCAAATATTGAAGTCAGAGCTTGCAAAGAGCATTTCTGCTGCAAAACAAGTATTATATTTGACCTGATTTCCCCCTTGCTGTCCTTCTGCCAGTTAATGATGTCATATAAAGGGACCGGCTCTCCGTTAGCGTCAAAGTAAACTCTCTCCTGAAACTGATTTGTGAAATTTCCTCTCTTCAGATGGTACAGGAGCTGtttgaaaagaaggaaaaaactcattttttaaagaaaaaaaaatttaaaaatgagcaGTGATTTGGTTTTCAGTAGCTGTTTCACAAACCTGTCCTGCAGtgaattctgtgtttttgtcacaCATACCCTCATTTATTCCTGCAGAGCCACAGTTAAGTAAGTTGTGGAGAGCGTGGGCGATGGCAAACACAGCCTTATACACATTGTAGGATATTCTGACCCGAGATACGTCAGTGTAGCTGCTTGATGTGAGACTCAGGTCTTCTGAGCCTGTACATACAGGCTTTGGATCAGCATTTATACGTTCATTGGTCACAACAGACATATTTTGAGAGTCCAGATTGAATCTGTGATCCAGTGTTTCCGCCTCATTTTCATTAGTGACATTTAGATTGAACCGGAGCTGACATCCAAACTGCTCCTCCCAGAACATGTTGATGTACTCCATTCCCGGTTTGGGAGACGGACGGACATTAAGGAGGAACTCTTTCAACCCAGGGATATTGACTCCGGGGAAAGAGAAGCCGAGCGTTCCCTCTAAAAGGTCGTGGAAGTTCGGAAACATCAGAAGGCCGGCCGTCACCCAGGCTTCACTAGCCACCCACTGGATCCCTGTTACATTTCTACGGGAAAGCTGGTTATGTACGAAAACAGAAACATACCggttaacacaaaaaaaaaaaaagtcctcttTATGATCTGAACTTTGACAATATATTAACATAATGCATCCTGAATGCTGCACATCTTCTCTATTCCGCATATAAACAGAGAAGCTCACTTCCAGGAACAAATCCCAAAGTTGCCCCTCGACCGCAAAAACCACCACCACGTTTGCGGTGGAAATCTGCAGCATGTCCGCCATGTCCTGAATCTCAGCCGCCGTCGGTGATTTCGGAATAGTCAGGTGAAAAGCCACGCAGCCGCCGCTGCGTCTGAAGTGATTGGAGAACTCCTGTATGCCGTACTGACTGTAGTCATCCTGGAATGAGCATTGAATGGgggtcagtaaaataaaataaagacttgATTTGTTGAGTAAGAAACAAATAAGCCTGATCTTACTGTCGTCCCTATGGTGCCCACCCATTGCCATCCTAAGAATGTGACCAGCTGTACAAGACCTCCGACTTGAAAAAGGTCGCTCGGCACAGTCCGCAAAAATGACGGATACACTTGCTTGTTGTTGAGGCAGGTGCAAGTGGCAAAATAACTCACCTAAGATGAGAcagagattttttgttttgtcttgtttttttacagcaaaacatttacaaacatcTTTGCACAAACTGCTGTCTTCTTGCTTTTCTTACCAGTGGGATGTCAAAAGAGCCAAGAACTTGAGCTACAGCCCTTGTAGGGGAAGACGATGCGAGACCAATGACAGCGGGGATGGGAGAGCCAGACAGACAGCGGGGAGTTTCATCATCCTGTGTTGTTAATAATGTTTGCGCCTTTTCGCTTGTCAGGTCTATCGTGTTTCTCATTCCCAACATTTGCTCGTCACCAGCCGTAGACTCTGAGAAAGTAAGTAAAGAGAAAAGGGCCCGCAGACTGCTGTGGACATTGTCACAGCTGTCCAAGAGGCGATAGCCGAGCTTGACACCAGGTAGGAGGCTGGACTTGTTGTTTATTTCCTCCACAGCAAACGCCATCGTCATCATCCAGCGGAAGGCTCTGTGATCAAATCTGCGCAAAATACAGTTTGAATGTTTGTCGAAATACATTCAACCCGCACACATCTGACATCGTCATATTTACCCGCTGCAAGATGGGACCTGGGGTTTGCTTTGGTAGCTGTGCTGAAGCTCAGAGGCCAGGTAGTGCAAAGGGAAAAATCCCCCTATGAGGACATCCCCATCTATCTGCAGGGCGAGACGCTCGTTGTCTCCTACTCTCACGCACTGAGTTGAAGCAGATTCAAAAGCACTCGGTTCCTCCACCTGCAGATCATTCATTTTCTCTATCAAAACACCATctcttttctctgctctttCTTCTGTACTCAAAATGTTTCGTTTTTCCACAGAATGGCTAAAACCTGCCAATGCAATGAAAGGaatgctaaataaaacccaaagatGCAGTGCCTGAGTAACGTTTAATGGACTCCCCATGCCGACCCCATAAAGACTCTGATCACCTAACAAAGACCGACAGATGACTGGGTCAGGATAAATTGCAAAGTGTTATTATGCGAGCTGCAGTTCATTAGCAAGTCATGAAAGTTAGTCATCGCCAGTTCAACCAATCACGGTGAAAAGAAACAGCacggaaaaaaagtaaatgaccTTTTGTCATGTTGATACCAAGCGTCGAAGAAAAAAGACATATATTAagattcaaatgaaaaaaaaaaactgttttgaaactgatgttttcaatttgaatttaaacagttttaactataacaacaaataaaatgaacaatgaaaacacaagaaatgaCTATATTTTGGAAGGGAAATGAAGGGATTTACtcaattttacaacaaaataagaagcatttgcaaaaaaaaaactagagctGAAAACGTTCTACTCTACGTGATGTGATCAGTGTGTGTCCTTGCTTTTCAgtctgatttttaatgtttttttatgatagCTAattgtatattgtttttttttatttctttttagacATGTTAATCATCTCCtcaaatgcttatttttatttctgcattttagGGGCATTTTCTATGCAAATGACAAATCAATAATTTGACCAAGATCAATGAACcaaatttgaaaatcattttcctTATTTGTATGGAAAATTGTCTTGTTAAAGAAGTTTTACTATTATGAAATTCATAAAATTACATGAAGAAATGACTGAGCCAAACCCCtttggttttaatatttattgaagaGTAACCAGAAAGGAAGAAATAAGTGTAGTACACCCAGTTGTCTACTAACAAACATGGATAACATATGGTCATCTGTATGTTGTGTGAAGAAATATGATacaattagtttttattcattaaatgtttcttgGTGTTCTTTTCtggctgaaacaaaataatgaaacactTTGGAGCAAATATACACAGTATCAGTCCAAAACTGGAGGCCAGAATAGCAAATATCTCCACAGCCACAGTAAATTTTCCAGGAGAGCTGACATAAGCTGGGATGAAGGTGATCCAGACTGCACAGAATATCAACATGCTGAAGGTTATCATCTTGGCTTCGTTGAAATTATCAGGTAGTTTCCGAGCTAGAACAgctaacacaaagcaaaacacagcCAGCAGGCCGATGTAGCCGAGCACAGCCCAGAAACCAACAGCAGAGCCTAACGCACATTCCAGGATGATCTTCTCCTTGTAGGTGGTCAGATTTTTCACTGGGAAGGGAGGACTCACAACCAACCAAATGATACATATTATAacttgaataaatgtaaaagataATACAGTCATTCTTTGTTGAAGAGGACCAAACCATTTCATGACATTGTTACCAGGAAGTGTAGCTTTAAAGGCCATTAGAACCACTATAGTTTTCCCAAGAACACAGGAGATACAGAGAACAAATGTGATGCCAAACGCTGTGTGCCGCAGCATGCAGGACCACTCAGAGGGGGCTCCAATGAAAGTTAATGAACATAAGAAACACAGAATCAGagagaagagcagcaggaagctcaGCTCAGAGTTGTTGGCTCTGACAATTGGAGTTGTTCTGTGATGGAAGAAAATCACTGTTGTAATGATGGCCAGACAGGCTCCACTGATGGAGAATACAGCCAGGATGATTGACAGGACTTCATCGAAGGAAAGAAACTCCACAGGTTTGGGGAAACAAGCATCTTTTTCGGTATTTGGCCAGAACTCTCTGGGACATGGGAAGCAATCAGGAGAATCTAAAAGACATGTATAAAATTGGTTTaccactaaaatattttcagttgatGCAGTTTTTCATTAAACCAATTTATCTTACCTGTCATATTACTGATCTCTCCTTCAGGACATGGTATACAGTCATAGCAGCAGATTGGTTTTCCTTTCTGCAACACTTTACGAGTTCCTGGAGGACAACTCTCTGAGCAAACTGACACTGGAACCTGAAACAGAGATACAAACAAAATTGAagtttataaacaaaatatttctgtaatgCATCTTAAGTTAAACAGCTAGACAACATTTAAATAGCTAAACTTTTGTCTTTACCTCTAAGCTACCTTCCACCCAGGTTATGTTTCTGTTGATATTGAACTTCTGGCCTTCTGGCAGCGATGCGTCATAAAACCCCACTGTCACCGGCTCAATGGCTCCTCTCTCATTCTTCTGCCAGTTCACCAGTTCGTAAAAAGCCACTGGATCCCCATTCGCATCAAATGACACATGATAGCCATTTTGGGAAAAGTTGACTTTCTTCAGCTCAGTTAAAACCTGTGAATGTGATTCAAAGTGATAAAGATGGATAGAAGTAGAGATAAATGTATTACACCGATTATGATATTTCAGTTCAGAAAAGCTAAATCACTGGTAAACACTGAAAATTCCCCAACCTCTTCAGACTCCAGCCTGATGGATTTGTCAGCagtgaaattagttttttgagACCGTGCAGCTTGAATAGCATGAGCTATTGCATAAACAGCCTTGTACACCATGTTAGTAATTCTCAACTGTGACGTTTCAGTGTACGGGCTCTTAAGTGTGTTTAGATCCTCTTGTCCATTGCACATTCTCTTTTGTGTATCTCCACCTAAAGGTAGAAAAGAAAGGGAGGAAAATGCTGAAGCTCATTTTCATCAGTGTCCTTTTACTCTTGTTCTTATATCTTTATAAACTAATCACATTCTGTTCATCTGTTTAGCCTTCATGGAGAATGATAGTTATGATTTATGACtaagacaacaataaatacTGTTAGTCagttgaaaaaaacattttaactcaagtCAAAATACCAGAttatgtttgaatattttccatAAAGGTACTTTATGCTAGTAGCAATGTGAATTCTCCAACATTTAACCAACACCTTACAAGCATACGGTAATCACAAAAGTCTGAAATGAGGATTTAGGTGTATTAAATTAGCAATTAACCTGAAAAATCTCACTTTTTCTTAGCGTGCAATTGAACGCATCCTCCCAGAACTCAGAGAGGACAGGGGAAGCAGCCACTTCAGAGGGAGAGAGATCCAGAAGGAAATTTCTAAACCCAGGAATGACAGATTGCTGAATAGCCACTCCAATGGCCCCAGCACAGGAAGTGAAACGTAACATATCCATGTCAGTGAACCAGGCCTCGCTTCCGATCCATTGACGAGGCGGCGAAGGATCTCGTGACAGTTCTTCCAACAGGATCTTCATCTCTCCGATAGCTGCAAATGCCACCACAACTGTTGCTGTGGACCTGGAGGGACATTAAATGCATCATCTTTAACTAACACGGCACACCTTTTACTAGAAAATAATATAGGCCACTTGTATTTGGAAGAACATTTATAAGGGTTGCCGATGAACATCAATGCAATGTATACATGCAGCAATCACAGAAACCTCCGGATTATATCAGCAACTCTTTGGATTTTGCTGCGCGGGTTGGTCCGATAAAATGCTTCAGAGTACTCCACGCAGATCCCCTCTCTGAGAGCGACGTCTAGAAAAGCTGCCATGCCGTTATTTCCATAATCTGAGTCCGACCGGACGGCTCCAATCCAAGTCCAGCCAAAGTGCTTCACCAGCTTGGCCAGAGCGTCAGCTTGAAACTGATCACTGGGAATGGTTCTGAAAAAAGTTGGATACTGCTTCTTATCTGATAGGCAGGCACACGTGGCGTAGTGGCTCAcctaaagcaaaacaaacaaaacaaaagaaaaagtcgtccaaactctgaaatgtaacaaataaagCAGCACAAACTTCTTGCATGTGTCCGAAATACAAACAGTTTACCTGTGGAATGTTAAAAGACCCAATAATACGCGATATGCTGATGGATGGCGTGGACCCGGACTCAGCCACAACAGCCATCACCACTCCAGACTGAGAGCAATTGTCACCCCCATAAAACACAGGATCTTGGCCGTTTGACAGCTGAAATGCTGCATGCACAGCCACAGGCACCGAGGCGCACGAGTCGTGGATCTGATATCCAAGACTGACGTCGGCGAGAAGCTCTGTGCTGTTATTTATTTCCTCGGTGGCGAAGATCATTGCACGAGCAAAGCGCACTTCACGGGGGTCTATTctgcacagaaaaacaatgttcaacATGTCTCCACATGACTACAAAACCTGGgcaaaacacacaggaaaagACTGTCTGACCAATTGaatttaaagtccctccacacACTTTacacaatgcaaacaaaaaaaaaacattcatcagtAACTTCTAATGCCTAGTTTTAGAAGTTACTGTTGATAAGCAGTGCTTTAAATATACATACAACAGTTAAATCTTATTTGATTCTGATGTAAAAGtcaatatctaaaaataaagtgGGAGGATTTATGTCACATCTCTTAAAagcactgaaacattttcagcattGTAGTTCGCCAAGAACTGAACTTCAGAATCCACTTGGTCTCAAACACTAACCTCCCTGAGCAGCTGGGAGACTCGGGTGCTGTGGTGTAGTTGTTCTCCACCGTGTGCATGCTGTTGTGGATGGAGAAAACACCGCCGATCACGTAGTCCCCGTCCATGGAGAACGCAGGTAAACGAGCAGCACCCTGCAGGCTACATGTATCTGGACGACCAGCTGAATTTCTCTGAGCCAATATTGACTTCGCCTCCAACAGACCCAGACCcagaacaataaacaataacatctCCATCCCTCAAGTGCAGGAAGGTgtgttctgtctttttttatatacctTATTTCCTGAGAAAGGACGCCGTCACACAGCGGCGCCACAACAAGTCTTTTAATTGGGCATCCTTCATGTGTTTACGTCCCCATTCACATCTGTATCCTGCTTATTTTGTCTCTTTGTAACGTTTCCCTTGAAACCACTGGAAATAATTTAGAATGTATATTTTGCCACTGGAAGTACTTTACCCTGTTCAAAATATTTGCTGCCTCCTACGAGTTTTAGTTTGTGGTGGAAGAAATTGATTTGGGGAAAAATAGATTGTTTTGCAATTATGTTATttctataaattattttcatttcattctttaaaaaactaacatttttaagtAACTTTATACTTTTATCCTTCTGCtgacatcatttttaaatattaaatgactgatgtttcaatcagttactcagtacttgagtatcGCTTTTACCAAACgctttatttattgtgtatGTTCTTAGAcatctatttttacttttacttgagcaaGATGTACTAAGCTTGGTTCTCTACTCACCTTTTGTCCTTTGTCTCTCTACATCTGAAGATCTATGACCTCTATTTACACAAATATTACTAACCTGCCTGAAGCTTTAATGAAGTGACGCAACAGagaaaggtttaatttgttttaaatgtgtggtttttattgatcttttctTTGCTTCACACAAACATATCCAATAAAAGCCCAGGACCTGAcaaagataacattttaaactacttacaaataaagataaatatgaTAACTGACAATATCTGGTCTAACATATTTGACTCTATTAAGACTTAATGAGTTCAGCCCTGAGAAAAAGTATTTCTCCCCTTACATATTTCTTGAcacttgcttttgttttcacacttcAATGTTTCATAACAATgcttttcaaactgaaactcTTTCATGGAGACCATTTTTggccaaatattttattttttatagctCAATTACAAATCCATAATTTAAATAAGGCAACTTAGACTTGGGAACTTTTAATTGCTGTTCTGTGTCCTTTTGTGACCTCCTGGGTGAATTATCACAATTTTTATCACATATGTTGGATTAGATAGTATAATTTATAGCTAAACTAAATTAGAACTGACGATTGCATTTTGTCAATGATAGTTTCAAACAAACTGTAATTATGTTTGTTAGAAgctatcattattatttttgatcatctgaaacattttagtgtGAAAAAGCAATAACAACAAAGTCCactatgataaaaaaaatcaaattactgtaacattatttagaaaaagaaatgttaatagttaaaaccattttttgtgTGCCAAGTTACTGTGGATTTCGATTCATCAAATAtttcttagtgtttttttctggctgaaacaaaatgatgaaacacTTTGGAGCAAATATACACAGTATCAGTCCAAAACTGGAGGCCAGAATAGCAAATATCTCCACAGCCACAGTAAATTTTCCAGGAGAGCTGACATAAGCTGGGATGAAGGTGATCCAGACTGCACAGAATATCAACATGCTGAAGGTTATCATCTTGGCTTCGTTGAAATTATCAGCTAGTTTCCGAGCTAGAACAgctaacacaaagcaaaacacagcCAGCAGGCCGATGTAGCCGAGCACAGCCCAGAAACCAACAGCAGAGCCTAACGCACATTCCAGGATGATCTTCTCCTTGTAGGTGGTCAGATTTTTCACTGGGAAGGGAGGACTCACAACCAACCAAATGATACATATTATAacctgaataaatgtaaaagacaCTACAGTCATTCTTTGTTGTAGAGGTCCAAACCATTTCATTGCATTACTACCAGGAAGTGTAGCTTTAAAGGCCATTAGAACCACTATAGTTTTCCCAAGAACACAGGAGATACAGAGAACAAATGTGATGCCAAACGCTGTGTGCCGCAGCATGCAGGACCACTCAGAGGGGGCTCCAATGAAAGTTAATGAACATAAGAAACACAGAGTCAGagagaagagcagcaggaagctcaGCTCAGAGTTGTTGGCTCTGACAATTGGAGTTGTTCTGTGATGGAAGAAAATCACACCTGTTATGATGGCCAGACAGGCTCCACTGATGGAAACTAAAGCCAGGATGATTGACAGGACTTCATCAAAGGAAAGAAACTCCACAGGTTTGTGGAAACAAGCATCTCTCTTTGCATTTGGCCAGAACTCTCTGGGACATGGGGAGCAATCAGGAGAAtctaaaaagcacattttaatatattcttAGTATTTAAGTATAGCATGGTTAAAAtttgaattataaaaaataGATTCTACCTGTCATATTACTGATTTCTCCTTCAGGACATGGTATACAGTCATAGCAGCAGATTGGTTTTCCTTTCTGCAACACTTTACGAGTTCCTGGAGGACAACTCTCTGAGCAAACTGACACTGGAACCTGAAAccgaaaaatgtgcaaatttgagcaaaataatttcagaagGAGCACAACACATTTGTATTTCTTGAACATTTATAATTACTTGAGTGCCACCTTCGACCCAGGTTATTTTCCTGTTGATACGAAACTTCTGGCCTTCTGGCAGCGATGCATCATAAAACCCCACTGCCACCGGCTCAATGGCTCCTCTCTCATTCTTCTGCCAGTTCACCAGTTCATAAAAAGCCACTGGATCCCCATTCCCATCAAAGGACACATGGTAACCATTTCGGGAAAAGTTGACTTGCTTAAGCTCAGTAAAAACCTGTTGAGTTGCAAAGCAATAAAGATTAGAAGATTTAAAGTAAAGCATTTTTCATTAGAATTATATTGCAATTCAATATAGTGTTTGATTCCCAGACCTCTTTTGACTCCAGCCTTTGGGTTTGAAGGAGGgtgaaatttactttttgaaacAATGCATTATGAATAGCATGTGCTATTGCATAGACAGCCTTGTACATCATGTTTGATATTCTCAGCTGAGATGTATCAGTGTACGGACTCTGGAGTGTCGTCAAGTCCTCTTGTCCATTACACATTCTTTTGGATGTACGGTTACctaaaatcacagaaaaagaTCCAGACATATAGATTTACATTCTTACTCTGCAGAGTCCTTCATCATCTCACAAAGTGCTTGAAGTCTACATGAAGCAAGGTTCACGCAGGTTAAAACTTTTGCATTGGCATGCCTCATTCTTATACTACATTTATGTTATtctatgtttttaaaacacagaagatccaaatttaaaaaaaaaaaattaaacaagcaACATATGGACCTTTTTGGGTTCCAGATATgttcatttacaaaaaacagcaacaacaaaaacaacagctcACTTTCTGTCAGGCTGCAGTTGAACGCATCCTCCCAGAACTCAGTCAGCACTGATGAGCCACGCACTTCTGATGGAGAGAGATCCAGGAGGAAGTCTCTAAAGCCAGGCATGACAGATCGCTGGATGGCAACTCCGATGGCCCCTGCACAGAAAGTGTAGCTCAGCAGTTGAGGTTCGGTTATCCAGGCCTCACTTCCAACCCACTGGCGAGGCGGAGGAGGCTCCTGAGCCAGCTCCTCTAACAGGATCTTCATGTCTCCAATTGCTGTAAAAGCCACCACAACTTTTGATGTTGACCTGGAGAGacataaaatgcattaatgcAAACTAACATATagcttatttttaataaatcataataaaatcaataatttggtttaataaaatatttatcagatTTGATGATGCACATCAATGCAAGGCACATATGTAGGCCACACAGAAACCTTCTGATAATATCGGCAACTCTTTTGATTTTGCTGCGCGGGTTGGTCCGATAAAAGGCTTCAGAGTACTCCACGCAGATCCCCTCTCGGAGTGCAACGTCTAGAAAAGCTGCCATGCCGTTATTTCCATAATCTGAGTCCGACCGGACGGCTCCAATCCAAGTCCAGCCAAAGTGTTTCACCAGCTTGGCCAGAGCGTCAGCTTGAAACTGATCACTGGGAATGGTTCTGAAAAAATTTGGATACTGTTTCTTATCTGAAAGGCAGGCACATGTGGAGTAGGGACtcacctaaaaaaacaaaatagaacaaaaaaataaagaaaacaatgaagcCTATAAAGATAATCAAAGAAGcagaatatttcattttggaaaaatgttaattatttacCAGGGGAATGTTAAACGGTCCCGTAACACGTGATATGCTCATGGACGCCGTGGATCCAAACTCACCAACCACAGCCATCACCACACCAGAGGGAGAACAGTTGTCGCCTGAATTAAACACAGAGTCATTGCCGTTTAGCAGCTGAATTGCTGCATGCATGGCCACAGGGATGGAGGCACACGAGTCGTAGATTTGATATCCGAGTTTGACTCCTGGCAGCAGCTCTGTGCTGTTATTGATCTGCTCAATGGCAAAGATCATTGCTCGAGTGAGGCGCAAACCACGGGGGTCCACACTGCACACACAAcagaattaaaaagaacaagGATAATTAGTATATTGTTACAAAACATCATGATAATATGCATAGAAATATGTTGCCTGGCCAATACATGTTATTGCAAAGTTCAAAACGATGTAGACATTCTAATAATCAatcttaatgtatttatttcttcatttaaaataaatgttcataagcactttgttttaaaggaagaaaaaagacagcTTTACAAGTGATGATTTCGCTCTGATAGAACAGCCGtcatattaaaataagaaaatacatgtcatgcatttttatacaatatgaaataaataatagctGATGCTACaggggggagaaaaaataataatttaaccaGAATGTAACATCATTTCCACCTCCTCACTTACTAACCTCCCTATGCAGCTTAGAGTCTGAGGCACTGTGTTGTAGTTGTTGTCCACTGTGTGCATGTAGTGGTGGATAGAATAAACACCTCCAATGAGGTAGTCCCCATCCTCAGAGAATGCAGGCGTATGAGCGCCACCCTGCAGGGTGCACGCTGAAGACCGAGTAGCCATCAAACCAGCATCGCTGGATGGAAGACGCACTGATTTTTCCAGCCTATTGGCAGATTCAACAAGACCAACAACCATGTTCACATCAAGCAGACTCAGAGCCAATGCCAGGCCAAGACACAAAGCTGAGACTCCCATCCCTGAAGAGCATGAAGGCGTGTTTCAGCTTTTCTATATACGTTCGTTGTTTGTCGCGGGAGACTGGAGTGAATGTCGACGCACAATAGGCTGAGATCAAGGCTTTTAATTGGATGACCGTCATGTTTAAGTTTTTTCTACGtacgtctttgttttgttgttgatattAACACTGATCAAATCCGCAATGTACTGGACCTTAGTTTTATGAACATATTGCTGCTTCGTGAGGTTTAAGATTCTTAGCATGAAACTTCAAGTCTGGCATTGTAAAGGAAATTCTGGTTTTCTGAAAAGTTGTCATGTGCTTCACATTGTTAGTATAAACAGCAGTCGGGAATTATTGTATGTACCTACTGCTTTATACGCATTGCTCATTTTCAGACAATTGAGGGGGttttttgctttggttttgaTAAACTATCAAGTGCAAAATGTACCTTTTCAGGGGGTAAAATTTgagatcaatcaatcaatcaatcaaattttatttgtatagcacatttcagcagcaatgcatttcaaagtgctttacatcattacaaacacagaaacccaATGCAACATAggatcaacaatcaaaacaaagcattaagtcaagttccatcaataaatttgtaattgattacatttcaaatacaattctaaacaggtgggtttttagtcgagatttaaaagaagtcagtgtttcagctgttttacagttttctggaagtttgttccaaatttgtggtgcatagatgctgaaagctgcttctgctcatttggttctggttctggggatgcagagcagaccagaaccggaagacctgagaggtctggaaggttgatacaacaacagcagatgtttaatgttttgtggtgctaagctgttcactgatttataaactaacaacagtattttaaagtctattatTTGAGCTatagggagccagtgtagggactttaaaactggtgttatgtgctctatcttcctggttttagtgagaacgtgagcagcagcattctggatcagctgcagctgtttaactgatttgttggacagatcagtgaagacgctgttgcaataatcaatacgactgaagatgaacgcatggatgagtttctctagattttgctgagacattagtcctctaatgttcttcaggtgatagaaggccgactttgtaactgtctttatgtggctctggaggttcaggtcagagtccatcactactcccaggtttcgggctgatagctggtttttagtt
It includes:
- the LOC111612036 gene encoding extracellular calcium-sensing receptor-like, whose amino-acid sequence is MHTVDNNYNTVPQTLSCIGSVDPRGLRLTRAMIFAIEQINNSTELLPGVKLGYQIYDSCASIPVAMHAAIQLLNGNDSVFNSGDNCSPSGVVMAVVGEFGSTASMSISRVTGPFNIPLVSPYSTCACLSDKKQYPNFFRTIPSDQFQADALAKLVKHFGWTWIGAVRSDSDYGNNGMAAFLDVALREGICVEYSEAFYRTNPRSKIKRVADIIRRSTSKVVVAFTAIGDMKILLEELAQEPPPPRQWVGSEAWITEPQLLSYTFCAGAIGVAIQRSVMPGFRDFLLDLSPSEVRGSSVLTEFWEDAFNCSLTESNRTSKRMCNGQEDLTTLQSPYTDTSQLRISNMMYKAVYAIAHAIHNALFQKVNFTLLQTQRLESKEVFTELKQVNFSRNGYHVSFDGNGDPVAFYELVNWQKNERGAIEPVAVGFYDASLPEGQKFRINRKITWVEGGTQVPVSVCSESCPPGTRKVLQKGKPICCYDCIPCPEGEISNMTDSPDCSPCPREFWPNAKRDACFHKPVEFLSFDEVLSIILALVSISGACLAIITGVIFFHHRTTPIVRANNSELSFLLLFSLTLCFLCSLTFIGAPSEWSCMLRHTAFGITFVLCISCVLGKTIVVLMAFKATLPGSNAMKWFGPLQQRMTVVSFTFIQVIICIIWLVVSPPFPVKNLTTYKEKIILECALGSAVGFWAVLGYIGLLAVFCFVLAVLARKLADNFNEAKMITFSMLIFCAVWITFIPAYVSSPGKFTVAVEIFAILASSFGLILCIFAPKCFIILFQPEKNTKKYLMNRNPQ